TCTCTCTGTGAGGAAGGCACTAGCAAAGTCCCCACAGGGAGCTCAGCAACACCCAGCCTCACAAGTGGTCCTTCAGCCCTCTCAGCATCGAGGCAATGTCCCCCTAGACCAGTGCTCTCGACTGAGAAAGGAGACTGAGATCCAGAGAGGAGCAGGGAAGGGCCAGGGGTACTGAGCCCACTAAGTCCATAATGCCCTTTGCATATAAGGGAGGGTTAAGAGAGCAGATTTTGGATCAGCTGACCCCAGTTTGGATACTGGTATTCTGAAAGACAATTGGCCAGGACTGGCGGGGAGGGGTGGGACAAGCCAGGATTGACCAGTACAGCAGCCTGGGATGAGGGGAGGGCTGGTTCTGGTCAAACAGAAAAGCCCAGTGGCTTTCATCGGGGACAGATAGCCCCCAGCTGGAAGCTGcctgcctatgtgtgtgtgttagtcgctcagtcgtgtccacctctttgcgaccccgtggattacagcccaccaggctcctccatccatgggattttccaggcaagaatactggagtggattgccatttccttctcaaggggatcttcctgacccagggattgaacctgggtctcccgaattgcaggcatactctttactgtctgagccaccagggaaactcagcTCTGTTGATTAAAGCAACTGTCGCTTTCCTTCCCTGAAAAATTCATAGAGTTGTGTGTGTACATTCACTGTGCCTGTACTCattggcttcagtcgtgtccaactctctgtgaccccacggactgtagcccaccaggctcctctgtccctgggatttcccaggcaagactactggattggcttgccatttccttctcggggggatcttccccacccagggatcgaacctgcatctcctacattggcaggtgggttctttacccctgagccgccagggaagccccagccagtCTTTGGCACAtcataaatgctcagtaaatgggGTCCTTATTCATGAGCCCAGCCAGCTAACAGAGTGGTTTTGAAGGCAAAGATCCACACCCCGGGCACCACAAGAGGTGCCAGCCTGACCgctgagaaggaaaggaaggtgcCAGCATTATATGGCATTGAGACGCACAGCTGGGGCTGGGACCCAGGCTTCTGGGCTCCAGTCTAACAATTTCACCACTGCCTGGTACCTGCTCTTACAGATGAACCACACATCCAAGTTCCAGGCAGATTCTCAGCATGCCTGTCTCCCCGGCTTGGTCGTCTTCAATCGTGGTTTTCCAAACCACACCAAGAGGCCCCCAGAGGGGCTGAGAGTTTGGAGAACTTTACTGTCCCCTTTCAGAATTAAGAACACGTCCTGAACCCCAGTAGTCATGGGCTAAAGATATAAATAGTCTTGGCTGTCCTTTGTCATTAAACGTGTAGGGAAATATCCGCTTTTCCCAGAGAGTCTAGAATTGCAGATTGAAATAAGATATCATTTTTTTGCCTATAAAATTTGCAAAGATTGCCGTTAAAGTGGTAACAGTGCTGGCAAGGGCACGATGAGATGGGCATTCTCAGACATCACCGTGGGAGTAGAAATTGCTTTCAGGAGGCAATTTAGCAAATTATATCAAAGCCTTAAAAATCTCTCCACAGAAAATCAGAAATGCTGCAAAAGCTTTGTAGACAAGGCTGTTCATCTCAGCActttttctaattgtttcttttaaaaagaggaaacaatATAATTAGACCAAAATAGGGAATGATTAAATAAacttgggggggtggggtggacacTCAGGGGAGTATTCAAGAGCTGTTTGAAACAATCTTTACAAAAATTTATAATGATATGAGGGGAAGTGCTTATACTCTAATTTTTAGAAATCAGAATACCGATGGGGGTTTATGGGCAATATAATCACAATTGCATTTTGAAAAATCACTGCCTTCAACACGACAAGAAGAAAAACACTCCAAGGCAGTAACGTTTTCCAAGGATTCTATAACGAATACATATTACCTTtactattttgtaaattttaggcATGTGTTAATCATACTGGGatcactttttacttttatacTTTGAAAGATGTCATAAGCCATAGCATCAATGTTCACATGgccagccttcttcccagtccgtTTTCTCTCTGTCCCCAGCCATGCCAGAGctgccccaggcttccctgtgcccaCTGTTCTGGATGGAGTTCAAAGGCCACTGCTACAGATTTTTCCCTCTCAATAAGACCTGGGCTGAGGCTGACTTCTACTGCTCAGAGTTCTCCATTGGCAGGAAGTCTGCCAAACTGGCCTCCATCCACAGGTGagtggactcctctgtcctttgtaGCCCAGTCAAGCACCCCCTTGGAAAGGGATGTAGAGAATGGTGTCTTCCATTGGTATTTCTCTTTGGTAATTTCAGCTGTTATTGTCACTGAAACTGGCCTTGGCAGTAGAGGACAAAGCATTTAGCAAGGGTTGCAAACAGCAGGCTGGAAGGTCTGTTTTTATAAGTGCCAAACTTATGCCATGCCTTTTCCAGTATCACAGGGGGGTTGAACCAATGAAACAAtccatataatatacatgtaaataGCATAACATAAAGTGTAATAACTGACATTTATTTCCTAAgagttgggctttccaggtggcactagtggtaaagcatctgcctgccaaagcaggacacacaagagatgcaggtttgatccctggattgagaagatcccctggcaccagactccagcattcttgcctggagaatcccatggacagaggagcctggcaggctacagtccatggggttgcaaagagtcagatgcaactgaagtgacttagcatgcatgctaagcatCAAGTTCCTGCAAACCATATTAGGTTGGTACCCTCATGTCACAGATAGGAACCTAAGGCTCCAAGAAGGTATCTTGCTATgaagtggtggagccaggatttgaacctgagcAGCTGGGTTCCATAGCCCACCCACCAAGCCTCCTTCAACATTCCTCCATGCCTCCCAAGCCCCAGCCGCACTGACCATCTTGACATTCTCCAGTGTGGTCTAGCCCATTTACTCCTGCATATCTGCACATTCTGTTCCCCCCACTGGGAACTCCCGTCCTGTCTTCTCCAGGTAGACTCTTCCTTAACCTTCCAGACTCAGCTCTGCCATCTCTGCACTGAAGTCACTCCAGACTTGGTAGCAACTGACCGCACACATCCACTTCCCCAGGAGCACTTTCTTCATCACTTTAGTGACTTCTTTTCACATATGATTTCCTTGCTGATTTGTGGGTTCTTTGAAGCCAGATGCGATGCGTTCCATTGCTACTAAGCTACAAATTTACAATCTTGCCTGATTTTCCAAGAATCTCCGAGCCTTGAAGTTAGAACCCTGGTTGGTTGTTTATGCTTCAGAGTTGCCAAGTTTGGTTACAAACGGGGAAGGGTCCTCAATCttagctaaaaacaaacaaacaaacaaacaaactcttgAATCCTCACATTGATTCATCTACCAGTGTATCCACTGTATCCTTGGTGGTGCTGAAGAATATAGTGAAGCAATCAACATCTGACCAGGAAAACAGGAACCGCTACAAATGTTTAACATGGAGTCTTATACATTCGCAAGTGATGGACTCTTGAGTATTTAAAGATGCAGTAGTTTTTCTAGAGATTCACACCAGCAGGAAGCCAGCTCTACCTGCCGCAGAAACCAGGCAGCGCCTGCCAGCACCTCCCCAGGCAGAGAGAGAACGAATCACCctggcttctctctccctcccaacCTCCATCAGTGCCTCCCCTTGCATGGAGGGCAGCTGACGTGGAAGCCTGAGCAAGGCAGTCTTCAGAGTCAAATCCCCTGTGATACAGAGCTCAGTGCAGCATATGACTGGCACGTATAAGGATGGATAAAATAAGTTCCCCAAAATTCCCGGCCTATAgaggaaaattaaatatatgtaataaagaggaaatttaaagGTGATTCCACGTGATTTCCCTTTGGTGGGCCACAGGAAGGACAGCCCAGCCTGCCCCATGGAGCCCTTGGCTTAATAGGTACTGGGAAGGATTCCAGGTAGATTTGGGGGTTTTCCAACAGCCCCTGACtcaaattctgttcttttctgccTCAACTtgcctcctttctctcttctgaatTCCTGacatccctctttttttttttctcttatataaaTGTTCCTCAAATTTTATGCTAGCATCTCCTATCTTATACAGGTAGTTTTCCACTCAGGCATATGATACCTTGCTGAAAACATGTAGAAAAGTTGAATTTGCACAACACATTCATCTGTTATAAACCAAGTTCAGTTCCCATAAAGctagaaaatattataaaatctcTAATTACATCTTGTCTCTGAGACACAATCCAATTCTCTAATTCTGGCATTTTTTTCATGCTttgtaattttgttcttttccttcataaTTAAACGCACAATCAACTTATGTTCATGGAGCATCTAATTAAAGTTTAAGTTTCTCATCCTTTCAGCTTACCTAATAATTTCCATCTTTGCTTCAAGTGACAGTTGAATTGAATTAAGTTCATTTGATTTTCGCTCCTTATTACTTACAGTAGCACCTCAGGCATTTCTATCTCCCAGTTATTTTGACCACATATGgggaaaacacaataaaatattgaaatagttTTCCAAGCAGGTGCCATTGAACAAAAGtggctctcagttcagtcgctcagtcgtgtccgactctttgtgaccccatgaaccacggcacgccaggcctcctgtccatcaccaactcctggagtttacccaaactcatgtccattgagtcagtgatgccatccaaccatctcatcctctgtcgtccccttctcctcttgccttcaatctttcccaacatcagggtcttttcaaatgagtcagcacttcgcatcagagggccaaaatattggagtttcaggttcaacatcagtccttccagtgaacacccagaactgatttcctttaggatggactggttggatctccttgcactccaagggactctcaagagtcttctccaacaccacagttcaaaagcatcaattctttggcgctcagctttccttatagtccaaccctcacatccatacatgactactggaaaaaccatagccttgactagacggacctttgttgacaaagtaatgtctctgctttttaatatgctctctaggttggtcataactttgcttccaaggagtaagcatcttttaatttgatggctgcaatcaccatctgcagtgattttggagccccccaaaataaagtcagccactgtttccactgtttccccatctatttgccatgaagtgatgggactggatgctgtgatcttcgttttctgaatgttgagctctaagccaaccttttcactctcctctttcactttcatcaaggggctctttagttcttcttcactttctgccataagggtggtgtcatctgcatatctgaggttattgatatttctcccggcagtcttgactccagcttgtgcttcctccagcccagcgttggATCCATCCATCCAGCCCAGGTGGATCTAGTGCCATTTTAATGGCAGGGCAGCCACTCCCCTAGATGGCCACTCACCACGCATGTTCAGCAGTTAATCTAGGACACTATGAATTGTGCATGAGAGGGACACATGGGAATGCCTGTGCTTCGCTGGATAGGACCAACAGCAAAGACACATTGGACTGAAGAATACTTTGTCCTTCCCCCCAAATCATACCACTCTAATGTTAGACAAAACACATGGTCTCGGAACATCAACACTGAGCAGAGACTGGTGGTGGTATGAGATAAGATGCCACATAGAAATAAGGTGTGAGATTGGTCCATGTGGTCCTTGCAGCCCATTTGTAGAGAAGAGACCTTGagaaatggcttcccaggtggcagtagtggtaaagagcctgcctgccaatgcaagagacagaagaggcacgggttcgatccctgctttgggaagatcccctggaggaaggcacggcaacccactccagtattcttgcctggagaatcctatggactgaagagcctggcaggctatagtccacaatgtcacaaagagtcagacaggactgaagggacttagcatgcacacacaacctCGAGAAGCAGAAAACTAAGCCATCCGGCCCACCCTGGGGAGCATGGAAACTTTCTGCTACAGGTGTTCAAGGATTATATAGAGGGTGCTCACAGAATGTTTCCTGGAAGAACTAGTCCTGAATCAGGATCTTGAAGGTTTGGGGAGCTTAGGGGATGGGAACAGCAGATGttataaaggaagaaattaagaggGCTTTAGAGTTAGGCAGCCACAGGCTAGTCCCCGCTCCACCACTTCCTGCCTGGTGATCTTACCCAAGTCACATAAATTCTCTGAGTCAGAATCCTTAGCTGGGAAACATCAATAGTTACACTGAGCTTTTAAGATTGAGGATTTTAGAGGAGATAATGGATCTGAAGTTCTTACACAAGCACTCAGGTAACACAATGCTTCATAGTGAGAgttgttaattatttttattaattgtaaTCATGGGCTAccgtggtggctcagaaggtaaaactTCTACCCACAatgcggtagacctgggttcaatccctgggtcaggaagatcccctggagaaggacatggcaaccccactccagtattcctgcctggagaatcccatagacggaggagcctggtgggatatatatatagtccatggggtcgcagagagtcggacacgactgagtgacttcactttcacttaatcatGGATGTCTCAAGAGGTGAGCACTTACTTAGTGTGCCCACATCAGATCTTCTTTCTGAGGGCAAGGAAGCCTTGCCCCACCCGCCATCTTTCCTCTCCACTGCTTCTGATATCTATCTTGGCCCATTTAGGCTGCTGTTAacaaaaatatcacagactgggtcactgataaacaacagaaatgtgtttctcacagttctggagcccaAGATCAGAGCGCCTTGTGCTGTCAGGTTCTGGTGAGGGCTCACTCCCCAGTTTGCAGCTGGTCATCATCACGCTGCATCCTCATGAGGCAGAAGGAGCAAGGACGCTCTCTAgggcctcttttataagggcactaatcccactcaTGAGGGCTTCACCCTCATGAACTACTCACCTCCCAGGGGCCCCACCTCTTAATACAGTGACATCAGGAGTTAGCAtctcaatatatgaatttgggggaggggCACATTCAATTTATAACAATTTTGATTAGCAACTCCTAGTATGAGACTGCCTAGAACACTGTGTAAGAAAGATTCTGAGAACCAGAATTCTGAGTGCTTCTGGGATGGATTAGTAATGTCTTCCTCAAACACATAATTAAGGAGAGTTATTATGTGTGCTTAGGGCTTCTTttatagctcagcagtaaagagtctgcctgaaatgcaggagacctgggttcaattccagggtcaggaagatcccctggagtaggaaatggcaacccactccagtattcttgcctggagaatcccatggatagaggagcctggcaggctacagtctatggggttgcaagagtcagacatgaataagcacacacagcacagcacagcattatGTGTGTTTGGACTTGCTACCAACACCTTAAGCAAAATGAAATTGATGGGCAGGTGTTCTAGACAAGGTGGCAGCTTATAGAGAGTGGCCACTTTGAAGAAGCCATCAGGAGCAGATGTAATCTGTTGCAACGTAAAGGATACCTCAGCATAATCCTGTTTTGAAAGGAGTTATAGATTAAGTGTTCTTTTAGGCAGCAGACTACTTCCAGGGTCCTCCACCAATTTCTTTTGTTAGGTAAATTACTTTATAAGCTCTTTGAAATAGGAGGTGAGAATCACACCAATGCTTTCTGCtgtgttttaaatgttttggtCCCCAcaagattcatatgttgaaattctaatgccccatgtgatggtgttaggaagtggggcctttgggagatgcTTAAGCTCTGAGGATGATGCCCTCATGAATaggattagtgcctttataaaagAAGTTCCACAGAGCTCCCCTGCTGCCATGAGAGGGCACAGCAAGAAGTATGCACCCAGAGGCGCACTCACCtggccatgctggcaccctgtcttgcatttcccagcctccaggactgcgAGAAATAAATTCCTATAGTTCATAAACCACCTAGACTGTGGTATTTTGTTGTAGCAGCCTGAATGGCCTAAGACACCTGTTGAAGAGGGTGGATGGTTAATTGCAGGATTTGGTTTTAGTGAGTCGATTTTGCAAGTTCAAGCCTCTAGCTGAATTTTCCAGCAAACTCAAAGATTTTGAAGATgttctgtgagaaaaaaaattaggagAGAGGAGGCTATGTAAGGACTGGCACTGTAGGGGGCAGGGGCTTTTGAGAAAGAGCAGAACATCCAGTGGAGATTTTTGTTATTTGGTATGTGCAATACAATGTCAATGCCTTTTTTTGTCTCTTCAATATAATCCACCTTATTTGCTAGTGTTTTTGAGATAGACTTAAATTTATAGGATGAATAACAGTGCTGAGTCCTGCTTTGCACTGGCATGGAAAAAATGCAGAAATGCCCCTGACAGGACAGCCCATGTGGGTGCcctagttaaaaaagaaaaaggagaaagccaGATTGCATCACATTCTCTATTTACTTTGAtccagtcggacacgactgagcgacttcactttcccttttcactttcatgcattggagaaggaaatggcaacccactccagtgttcttgcctggagaatcccagggactggggagcctggtgggctaccgtctatggggttgcacagagtcagacacaactgaagcgcttagcagcagcagcaggaaggttAACAAAGGCTGCTGTCGATTTGTAACTCAATCCTGCGCCAAGAGGCAATGAGTAACATGTACCTGGGTTTCTTACCTTTGCAGCTGGGAGGAGAATGTCTTTGTGTATGACCTTGTGAACAGCTGTGTTCCTGGGATCCCAGCTGACATCTGGACAGGGCTTCACGATCACAGGCAGGTGAGGAAGTGCTGGCCATCAGGCCCTCTTGGAAGCTCGAGCCAAGATTCCACTTTGATTTAACCAGCTTTTCACGTGGAACCTACATGAAATGTGCCGGGTCCCTGCCACATGCCCTGCATACAGAGAAATCAGACACCAAGACACCCCAGTTAGAATACGATAAACGTTGTGAAAGAGAGGAGAATGGAAACATATCAGATGGGCAGTGATGGGCTCTGTTTAGGTTTGGATTCtcaaaaaaacagacacaaaaactTGATTAGATGGGTAAGAGGCTTTTGAGGGAAAATAtctgcaaaggagaaaaagaagacaggTTGTGGCAGGAGGGAAGACTTTCAGCCCATGACGAGCCCTGTGAAAGGagatgggggagggtgggatggggagagccTCAGATTGCAGAACACTCTGGAAAGTCTTAGCTAAGCCAATGGGATGTCCCCTGGCAGAGGATGCCCGTTCCAGGACACCCACTTGGGCAGGAGTGGGCCAGCACTAATACCTGTGATCAGGAAGGAAGCATGTTCTCCCTGTGAATGCAGTGCTGGGTCCAAGGAGCTGTCACCCTCAGCCATGCTCCCTCAACAGATCTTCCTGAAGGAGCTCTGAGCAGGGCACGTCTACAGCTGCTGGAGCCTCCCTGAGGAAGAAACATTTAAGCTAATGTCCAGTGGACAAATAGGAGTCAGTCagaggaagagcattccaggcaacTAGGCATGGGCAAAGGTCTTGAGGTGGGAGAGTCACAGCACACTCAAGGACACTGAAGACCAGTGTGTCTGGGAGGCAATGGGGCAGGAGAGGTGGAATGATGGTGGGAGAACAAGGCCAAAGAGGGCTGGCTTGGGCCAGATCGCATACCTGGCAATATCACAGCAGACTCCACCTGGAGATGTTGTCTGCTGACTTACCCCGGGCAGGCTGCATCCTGAGCCTCTCTCCCATATGTACACCTCCAACCCTGCCTCAGAGCACCGCAGGGAATAGGATTCCATTTCCAGCGCCTGTTCTACCATTTAGTTTATGGTAGCTGACtctggggccttcccaggtggcgctagtggtaaagaacccacctgccaatgcaggagatgtaagggacatgggctcaatctctggattgggaagatcccctggaggagggcatggccacccactccattattattgcctggagaatcccatggacagaggagcctggcaagttacagtgcacagtgtcacagagtcacacatgactgaagcagcttagcacacacacacaggtgactttgagacaattttttttttttaatatctccgggcttcagttttctcagctatGAAATGGAGTGATAATAACAGTGCCTGGTTGTACAAAGTAAATGGACCAATATATGTAAAGGATTTAGCCTGTGCTTCGCACAAGCTCTCTTGACACAAGAGCTCATTTAGGGTGGTTGAACTCGctatcagtgaagcagaagtaacaATAGTGGCCAGGCTCAGTAAAGATAGTTTAACAATCAGTAGAATTCACCTGGCAAGAACGTGTATAGAAgttgtaacttaaaaaaagaaccaaaatgtCCCATtataatagtaattttaaaattggcTTATGAATACACTTagagttaagaaaaagaaacttgtATTACAAGACTTCAGAATAAGAATAACAAATGATACAGTAAAAGgacttgcttttatatttttcttttcagtcctAGGCACCACATGCAAGGCACTAGTTAAGTCTCTTAGTGCTTTTAACCTCATTCAGTTCTCACAATAATTCTCTGAGGGAGATATTCAGTCCATTTTATaggtgtggaaactgaggctcagagaagttaagtaagttgTCTAGATTGCAGAGCTAGGAAGTGAGAGGAGCTGGAATCCCAGGCTCTAGTCTCTCTCCCAGAAGGTGCATGCAATTTCCATTATACAACGTGGCTTCCATAATCATTGATGTTCCAGTAGAGACCCTTCTAAAAACttgaataaatggagaaatgaCTTTTGTTCCAGGGCATTGCAAGAAGTCATTCTTTCCACAGTTAATTTGCACATTTATTGCAACACCAATCAGATTCCCAACAGGACTTTTCTTGTAATTGGTCAGAGTGGTTCCACAGCAGACAAGAAAAATACACACTATTTGGACAGATAGAAAAAAGATGAAGGATGATTTCCACTCActggtagaaaaaaaattttttaatgtaatagttAGGGTCTTGAGTACTGGAGTCAGATAGACCTGGGCTTAAATCCTGGCACTaatgctttattaactatgtgaATTTGGGTAGACTAATCTAAGTTccagttttttcatctataaaatggagatgacaATTTCTGCTTTGCAGGATGGTGAGGACAAAATGCCCACCTGGCATGATATATAATAAGCCCTCAACAAACAACAGCTAGTAATATTACCAGCCAGAGCTGGAACCAAACTCAGGCTTGGCTGCTCATTGCTCAAAAGACAGTGTTTGAGAGACAGGGTTGGTGGGATAAGAAAGATGCTGTATTCTGAAAACCTGGGGAGATGGCGGATGGGTCCCGCAAACTGTCTCCCAGTTGCTGGTTAGGAGGCAAAGGTTTTCAAGGGGAGTTTCAGGAGTGCACAGGCAGGGGGCTGCATGCAGAACAGCACAATCAGCTCCCACAGTCATCATGAAACGTCACACAGCGGTCAGATCAGCATCATCTTGATCCTTCACCTCCAGGATCAGTTTGCCCTTATTTCCTTGAAGCCAGTTCTGGGTACTGTGCCAGCCATAGATCCAGTActgcccaagatggagaagcttgtCAGAGTTGCAGTCTGGTCCTCATGCCATCAGCTTTTCCCCTCTTGTGCCAATTACAGTAGTTGCAAAACAGCTCAGGTGTGTGCATTGGACACTGTCATCTCTATCTTCAGGGaggaactaaagattctgtgATTCCAGTGTCCTAATCATTAACTGTTTGAACCTGCTCTTCTGTGACTCACGAGAGGCCTGGGAGACTACAGCTTTTCTACAAGcaagaggcaggggacatggaGGGGCTTTTGTGCCCACAGGGTTTCACCATTACCAGTTATGGTGGTAATAATAGTATATCAGATAAAAGCGAGGGCTTCTGCACTGTTAGGTATGAAGGCATTAGATGTTACTCCAAGCTGGAGATGGCCTGAATGCCTGAtctttctctccttggcttgcttcCTTGCCCCTGGATGCGACCCCCCAGGAAGGGAAGTTTGAATGGACAGACGGCTCACCCTATGACTACAGCTACTGGGATGGGAGCCAGCCGGACGACGGTGTCCATGCAGACCCAGAAGAGGAGGACTGCGTGCAGATATGGTACCGGCCCACCAGCGGTGGGTGCCCCTGAGACAGGGCTCTTGCAGGGCTGCTGGGAGGCACCAAGGATAGTCGAGGCACTGTGAGTTAT
This window of the Capricornis sumatraensis isolate serow.1 chromosome 3, serow.2, whole genome shotgun sequence genome carries:
- the CLEC19A gene encoding C-type lectin domain family 19 member A — protein: MQKWGLWTVSVLTFLSAQAFPQTDINISPAMPELPQASLCPLFWMEFKGHCYRFFPLNKTWAEADFYCSEFSIGRKSAKLASIHSWEENVFVYDLVNSCVPGIPADIWTGLHDHRQEGKFEWTDGSPYDYSYWDGSQPDDGVHADPEEEDCVQIWYRPTSALRSWNDNTCSRKFPFVCKIAALTFH